ACGAACCATCTTATACTAAATTCGTTTTAGAGAAAATGTTCGCGCTAAGAAAAGAATCCAACTCAGAAGTAGAAAAAACTTTGTATAATAATTCCCTAAAATTCACGCAAAGGAAGGCGTACCATCATGATTGATCTGAAATATATCACTGATAACACTGAAGAATTAAAATCTAATCTGGAACTGAGAGGTTTTAAAGATCTCGCAGTTTTGGATCAACTTGCTGACATCATCCAAAAAAGAAAGGGCCTTCAAAAAGAAGCGGATGTATTCCGTGAAGAAAGAAATAAAGCAAGTAAAGAGATCGGAAAAGTAAAACAAGCAGGTGGAGATATTGCAGCTGCTTCTTCCGCAGTGAAAGAGATCGGAGATAAGATCAAAAAGATTGAAGATGATCTTGAATCCCTTGAATCTAAACTTTTGGAAATCAATTTAGGTCTTCCTAATATTCTAGACAAGGATGTTCCTGTAGGCAAGAACGAGCACGATAATAAAGTTTTGTATGAAGTAGGAGAAGTCAGAGACTATAAATTTACTCCTAAGCCTCATTTCGAATTGGGAGAAGCATTAGGCTGGTTCAATTTTGAAAAGGGTACTAAGCTCGCAGGCGCGAGGGCTTACACATATTTTGGTCTAGGTGCTAAATTAGAAAGAGCACTCGCAAATTTCATGCTTGAAACTCATACAACTGAGCATGGATATACAGAAGTTTGGGTACCTGTCATGGTAAACGATGAATGTATGACCACTACAGGACAGTATCCTAAATTTAAAGACGAATACTATAGATTGGAAAGAGACGAACTCAATCTAATCCCAACTGCAGAAGTTCCTTTAACAAATCTATACAGAGATGAGATTATTCCTGAAAGCTCTCTTCCTGTATCTATCACAGCTCATACTTCTTGTTTCAGAAGAGAAGCGGGTTCTTATGGAAAAGATACGAGGGGTCTTGTTCGAGTTCACCAATTTCAAAAAGTAGAACTTGTGAAGTTCGCTCGTCCGGAAGATTCCGAAGAAGAACATAAAAAGATGCTTTCTCATGCTGAGAATATCCTGAAAAAATTAGGGATCCGATACAGAGTGATGTTATTATGCAGCGGTGATATTTCGGCTGCTTCTTCTAAAACATACGATCTAGAAGTTTGGATGCCTGGTTTGAATCGTTGGATGGAAATTTCTTCCGTTTCTAATTTCAAGGATTTTCAGGCAAGACGTGGTAAGATCCGCTACAAATCCAAAGAAGGCAAAAACCAATTAGTCCATACTTTGAACGGTTCCGGTTTGGCGATCGGTAGGACCTTGGCTGCAGTTATAGAAACTTATCAAAAAGAAGATGGAACGATAGAGTTCCCTGAAGCTTTGAAAAAATATCTCTGATTTTTTCTTCGAAAAAGTATCAGGTTTTTCTCTAAAAGACAGATAGTTAGAGTATGGCTTCGAAAATCCATACTCAGTTTTCTAATTCTTTTAAGATCGTTTCTGTCTTACTTTGTTATTTCATATTCGCAGGATTCTCAGTATCCGGTGCAGAAGATTCTTCCGTAAAAGGAAAAGTTGCTCTTCTTAAAGGAGAGGTTAATACTTCTTTAAACGAGTTTGGGATCAGTCTTTCGGAAGACGGTAATATTCTATATTATTATTCCAAACGTAAGAATTCAAATTACTCAGATCTTTTCAAATCTGTAAAAACCAAAGACGGATGGAGTTTAGGCGTAGAAGTTTCCGAATTAAACTCTCAATTCGACGATCAAAGTCCCTTCATTATTGAAAATGAGAAAGCGATCATATTCTCCTCTAACCGAGACGGAAGTATAGAGTTCAAATTAAGTAGCGGTAAGATTGGAGTCTCTAGAGATCTATATTTTTCTACTTTGAAAGATGGAAGTTGGGATAAGGCTACTAGACTTCCTCAGGAAGTGAACACTCCAGCAATCGAGGAGAATCCATTTTTAGCTGGAAGCTATTTATTCTTCACTCGTTATCCATTCGGAAAAGTTGCTGAGTCAGACATTTATATTTCAGAA
The sequence above is a segment of the Leptospira hartskeerlii genome. Coding sequences within it:
- the serS gene encoding serine--tRNA ligase; this translates as MIDLKYITDNTEELKSNLELRGFKDLAVLDQLADIIQKRKGLQKEADVFREERNKASKEIGKVKQAGGDIAAASSAVKEIGDKIKKIEDDLESLESKLLEINLGLPNILDKDVPVGKNEHDNKVLYEVGEVRDYKFTPKPHFELGEALGWFNFEKGTKLAGARAYTYFGLGAKLERALANFMLETHTTEHGYTEVWVPVMVNDECMTTTGQYPKFKDEYYRLERDELNLIPTAEVPLTNLYRDEIIPESSLPVSITAHTSCFRREAGSYGKDTRGLVRVHQFQKVELVKFARPEDSEEEHKKMLSHAENILKKLGIRYRVMLLCSGDISAASSKTYDLEVWMPGLNRWMEISSVSNFKDFQARRGKIRYKSKEGKNQLVHTLNGSGLAIGRTLAAVIETYQKEDGTIEFPEALKKYL